The DNA sequence GTGGTAATACTAGGGTTAGAAAAGGAGTGTtttcaatcttacaaaataaGATAGTTTAATGTTATGGGTCGAGTCgggtttttctatttttatttttcatatccaTACCTGATCGTTAATATCTATTTAACCCGCTTTTGTTTATCCATTTATACTTGCCTCCATAGAAACTTGACCGTCATCAAAAAAATTTATCGGTTCATTCGAGGTCGATTTGGGACATTTTGCTCACCCatagtttttataaattaggTTCTTATCTAATCACATGTGTGAAAGTTATATAATGTAAGGATAGTTTGTTCTCATTTTTGCTAGAATAGTTATGCCAATATTTTACAACCAATATGGGTGAATTGGTTTCTCTAAAAATGTTGTTTGTTCTttcactttaaaacaatttttaaaagatatttaatcaATTGACATGGTGTATACAAGAATGCATAGTTTTTAACCTTTTCAATTAACAAGATAGTAAAAGATGATGAAAGAAAAGCATAAGACACaccaaattttatactggtTTGATTCTAATGAATATATATTAAGTCTTTAGCAACCCTAGATAGAAAATCCACTAAAACATCAAGAGTTAGGAGTACAATATCCACCTATATAACACATACACTATAGATATACAAAACATTGAAAAACCCttcaagaaattcaaccaaggtAATGCTACATGCAAATACCTAATCTTGTCACTAACATAGTGACAAAAATACAGAAAAACAATACCAAAAAGATATGAAACGAATCCACCTGGACATTATGCAGAATTTTACATCACGATCCTAGGCCAAGCAAGGAAAACCTTAGAACCAATTCAGTCTTCTTTTAGTCTCGATGGAAACTTGAAAAACGGTGAAGAACAATGATGAACTCTCCAATAACCCTCTAGTTTATCTTTCTCTAATCGTTGATAGAAAAAAAACGTTAATTGAGAATTGATGTAGAGGTTTAATTTGTATGCTAAATAGttttttgacaaaattaatatattaggTTATCTATCTAATCAATTAACCTGATTGTAGTGTTAATGTTCATTTCTAGacttaatttaattgattagaTTAACAGCCTAATCAGTTAATGTGTTTGCAGAATCATCAGTGATCACTTCCAGAACTTAACATAATTGATTAGATTAACATAATTGATTAGATTAATGGTCTAATCaattaatatgaaaacaaaattaatgatCACTCTCTAGACTTAGCCTAATTGATTAGATTAACAGCCTAATAAATTAATATGACAATTTTAACATCTTTAGCATCCATTACATTTGGAAATGATCTAGTTCATGTCATACTGTCTCTGCAAGGATTGTAGCTTGACCTTCTTGATCTTTTCATAATTCCCATACACATTCGTCAAAATGTCCCATGTCTCCTTCAATGTAGCGGCCTTGGATATTTTCTGGAAAATGGTCGCTGACACACTAATGCAGATGCACTTTGGCTTTACAATCCAATCGTCTTTTCTCCTTGTAAGCATTTTTCACCTCATCTGTTGCATCCTTGGAAGGTTCTTGAAACCCTTTCTTTACAATTTCATCCACTTCTTGGAAGCCCAAATCCGTTTCCATTTTTACGCACCAATCATCATTATTCTTTCCATCAAACTTGGTAGATTTCCAGGAACCAATCCTCCAACAACCATGGAAGTAGCTTCACACGCAACAAGCTTCTCCTTGGTGGTTTCTTTCTAATACTAACCACAACACACGGTCCTCCTAAGAACCTGTCGTTCTCGATACCACTGTTAGTCTGGAAAGATTAcacagagaaagagagaaagtaGGAATTGAGAAATAGAGCAATTTCTCATTATTGACATAAAGGTGTTTTATATAAGTGTTAATGTAAACAACTCAGGGACAATTAACTAAATTAAGCTGACCATTGTAAACAATtatacaaaataacaaacataacaaAACAATTGAATTTATACAATACATATAACCCATAGATTAAGTGAGATGAACTTGTTTAGATCCgtaatcaacaaaaaaaattaaactttcaaAACCTGACCCAATTCAAATCCTGTAGTGAGCCAAATTAACTCACATCtatctcattttaattttaacatctCTACTCATAAACACTGAATGTTTACTCAAATAGAGAAATAagcatattatatatacatcatCACTTTACAAAACCAATACCATCTTACAGTTTATCGTACAATTTTATAGTCTTGATTGGTTGTCTAATACGgagttattaatgtttttaatgtcCTCATGTACTATAATTGCCGCTTTtacttttttacatttaatattttcaccTTGTTAAAGAGTTGAAGTAAATAacacttttctttttaactttttaaaacacttattaaattttatattttgaaatataatattcattaataaaacCGATAAACTAAATACTAATTGATAAACTGTAAAAACACAACCAAAATACATATTCGTTAATAAAAGCGtgataaaataacattattaacttgttaatcttatttttgtaatgattttAACCTTAGAAAagagtattttataatttataaggattataaacattttttagaatttatgaagattatatatattttaatagaagAAGTAAAACTGAgaacaataattattaaatgaattaaaaatgtttatttatttagaaatatatttaactttcgTACCAAACTTATGAATTTGGCCCAAACAAAGATTTGGGTTGGATAAACATGGCCTGTCACCAGTTGATCCAAATTCCCCCCACTCCAGGACTAGTAAAAGTGCGTGTAATGCACTCGCTCTTGGCACTTAACGGGACCGTCACCCGCGTGACGGCAGATACCAGACCCACTCACGGAAGGCACGCTCCGTCAAACCCTCCCACACACACCTTCTCTCAACGCTCCATTCTCTTTCCCTAACGTCCCCGACGACGCCGTAACGTCCTCCCTCACCGTTATGGCCTCTTGCGACGACGACGACGACTTCTCTCTACTCCGTGACGATAACCACCACCTCCACCAACCTTACGCCCCGCACCACCACTTCTCCCCCTCCGCCGTCGCCGTCGCTCCTGTCCCACCCAAATCCGTTGCCGACGACGCCGACGACTATGGAAACCCCTTCGACGACGACGGTGGTAGCGAGAAGCGCAAGGACCGGGAAGAGATCGGCGAGGGAGCCACGTCGTACGGATTCAACAAGAGATCTAAGGCTCCGCAGTCGAGTGCAGGTAGCGCGGAGTACCGGAAGGACAGGGAGGAGTGGAGCGACACGGCCATCGTGTGCCTCCTCGAGGCGTACACGGAGAAGTTCACACAGCTGAATCGGGGAAACCTGAGAGGAAGGGATTGGGAGGAGGTTGCGTTTGTGGTGAGCGAACGGTGCGAGAACCAATCGAAAAGCGTGGAACAGTGTAAGAACAAGGTAGATAACCTAAAAAAGAGGTACAAATTGGAGCGACAAAGAATGAGCAGTGGCTGCATTTCTACCAGTCACTGGCCTTGGTTCAAACAATTGGAGCAGATCGTCGGGAATTCTCTTCCAGCCAAATTCTCAGATGAGGATAAAGCGGTTGTTTCTGCCGGAACTTCGCCCAGACAATCGAAGAGGTATTCTATTCAGCATGCAGCGCAGAAATATTTAATAGTTGTGTCACTGCTTTTGCTAACGAGTATTAGTAGTTCATGTTGATAGTTATTGCCTTATTATATTCACCATAggctttgtttctttttttttttgtttgttttctgaTTTGGTTTGGTACTCTAGTGCCCGAATCTGTTTGTTGGCTGCATCATAAATACTTAGTTTAACCGAGATGCTTGAAGACTGGAATATTGTATAGCTTTATGATATTACTTTGCGGTACAACTATGCAGATGTTATAGTTAGTAGAATGTAGAATGTTTGCTTTTACAtcaagtagtttttttttttttcatttttttcgtGGACTAGACTTTAGAATTGGTTCTTGTAATAAATATGGTTGTTGTTTGAATTGAATCAGAACTTTGGAGGTATTGCTGCATTTTAACAAGTGTTACTGATACGCTTTTAGTTTAGAAATCACATGGAAACTTAAAATGGTCATGGCGTTACTTTAGTTACTGTATTGTGTTATTGTCTCGATGTAGTGTCCGTTGGTAACTCAAGTTTTGTTTGAAGTTATCTTCAGTGTTGTTGCAAATAAGCTAATGCTATCTTCACTCACACACTTCTGAATCAGAAATCATACGGGGATGACATTTCCAATTTATAATGCGGTGGTGTTACTATGATGGGATTTTTTCTGTTGAATCTCattcaaaatgaattgtttttcccttttcttttcattttttttgtgataatgACTAGTGAGTGTTGAGCTTTCCCCTGCTTTGTGTTAGATATGGAGTGGCAACACCCAGCACAGGTCAAGCGAATAGCATTAGGTCAAAAGCACTGACAAACCTTAGATGGCGGAGGGTAGTCTTCAAAATTAGTGGAGCAGCTCTCACTGGATCTGATACCTGCAACATGGACCCTAAGGTTTGTGGTTTGGTTACTCTATGTGGGaagttttataatattatttgactCATGACCTAAGTTCTTTACTGTGTACTAATTCATATCTAGATCTTGTGACAATACTTATACATTTGtttgttcaaatttaaattaattatcagGTGGCTATGTTAGTTTCAAGAGAAGTTGCCATAGCTTCCCGCCTTGGTGTTGAGGTATCAGTTCTCTTCATTGTTCTCTGAAGTCTATCGTTCTGCTACCCTTTCAGTTTAGCTGAAGCAGCTTCTGATATTTCAGGTTGCGATTGTTGTTGGAGGATGTAATTTCTTCTCTGGAGATGCATGGGTAAATGCAACAGGTTTAGAAAGATGTACTGCATACCAAGTTGGGTAAGGTTAATCACCAAATTTTAATGCAAGTTCTATTTGCACCACTGTAATTTTACTAGAGTTCAAtaccaaagaaaataaattgaaaatagattTAGGTATCTGTGCAACCATCCATATCCTGATAAAAAATAGACAATCCCAACCAAAGAAAATATGTTTGTGAAGTGGTATAGAAAGTACCTTAGGGGTAGAGCTGGAGGAGAAGGCCACATCTGTGAACTGAACTTTGACTTACTAGTATCGGGTATTGGTTGTCAATGTAGGGCACATACCTTACCCAGGTCATAAGGCTACAAATGTTAGAggacaaatatttttgtcattataGAAATCTAAATTGGAGATCTGATATTTGAAGATCTGAATGGGGCTAGGTTAGACTCACCAtgagaaattttttattcaGTTTCTTCTGTGATGATACTTATCATTCTTAACTGTATGTGCCTCTGCCGACTGTATAAACCCATTTCCCCCTTAGAGTTGCACTTCCGACCTTTCACATTTAGTCCCATATTCAAATATGGTGAAGTTTTGATCTGCGATGAAtgaatttatattgaaatatgCTTAACGATTATTTCTGTTGTAACAGTTTAAGCTTCCAACTTATGTTATTCTTATCTTTGATTTCTCTGtttctttttattgaaaaacatgtcttttgatgctttaaCTTTGAGACATTCCATTACGCTCTGGCAAGTATCTTATTGATGCCTTGCACCTGGGTAGTGGCCATCACTTTGTTGCTTAGGTACATACGCTGCCAtgagatatttttaattgttctGGTTAATACATTAGCTTTAGAAGTGATTTACTGTTGTTTATACTTTTCTTAAAAATACTGACCTGAATAAGTACGGTTTTCTTGAACTTCAATTTGCCAGCATGATGGCAACAGTGATGAATTCAATATTGCTCCAATCGACTCTAGAGAAGATGGGTGTTCAGACTCGTGTACAAACTTCAATTGCCATGCAGGAGTTTGCTGAACTATACAATAGGCAGCGGGCTATAAGACATCTTGAGAAAGGAAGAGTTATTATATTTGGTGGCATCAGTTTTGGTGCTGGCAATCCACTTTTCTCAACTGACATAGCTGCAGCTCTTCGTGCTTCTGAGAGTATGCTgttctcctttgtttttaaattaaatgtctAATTACCTATTTTTCTGCGTTATCTGTAGTTTATGCAAAGGGACAACGCATGCACATTTGTTTTGGGTTTTTGGTTTTGCTATCATCAGCATATATCTCCTTCAACCTTGCAGTTAATGCTGAAGCAGTCCTCAAGGGTACCAATGTAGACGGTGTGTATGACTGCAACTCACGAGATAACAATTTCACTTTTGAGCACATATCCTTCAGAGAGCTGGGGTCAAGAGGAATCACTTCTATGGATGCGTCAGCGCTGAGTTTCTGCAAGGAAAATGCCATTCCTGGTTAGTAAGTTGTTGCATTTGATCTCTTTATGAACATGTTTCAGGTTTTAGTGCCTTTGGTTCTTGCACAGACAATGGGTTCCAAAATTGTACCTGTTGCATACTTAATCTCTACTAGATACTGTCTCTTCAAGAAAAACTGTTGTTCCTTTCGTGGTTTTCCTCCTATAGTTAATATATTTGCTTTTATGTTCAGGTTTATGAATATGCATTGAAGTTTTCTATAAAGTGGTCATTTTATTAACAGATTTTATTTGACAATTTTCTTTGGCCATTTTCTTATACAGTCGTGGTTTTTAATCTACTGGAGCCTGGGAACATCTCTAAAGCTTTATGTGGAGAACAAGTTGGCACACTAATTGATCAAACTGGAGCAGTAAGCTAACAGTTAATTCAGCTTATTCAATTATTGTTAGCCACACTGTCGACATCAAGTTGAGTGGGATCTTTGCCATGGCTAAGATtttttaagaagaaaatatCAAATCCAGACAGATTCTGTGGCAAGATTGTAGAAATCGTACTTTGGAACTGTAATCACAAATTCCCTTTCACTAATTTTAGGTGGTGGTTGTAATTTTAATAAGcttctgtaaaaaaaaaaaagaaaaaaaagagagaatgtttttgtatattattcCTAGGTGAATTGTAGAATAGTAGTAATGAATTAGCAGTAGTCCCCCTTTATAGCCGATGTAAACAGATGCAGAGTAattcaactttatttattattgcaACAGTACTAATAATTTCCCCTTGTgtcaaaagatgaaaaataaagagaagAGATATAAACAACTTTTATTTTGGTTCACGGAGCACCTATCCCTTGGGGATAAGCTCTTGAAAGAAGGATGTAGACTGCAAAATTTGAATTCACACGCTTCCTTAGCATGCCCAATAGCTTTATTTAGATAGAgctatttcattttataattaaaatgagATTTTCAAGAAATAGTTCAAGGCTTTCGTTGCTTGAATACTATATATGATTTCACCATGAAACGTGGAATCTTGAGGTTTGAATTCgcatgtttaatatttttaatttttaagatgtACTCATTCATTATTTGTAAGCTGCAATCTTTATTTCTGGCACGCGGTTCATTCATCACGAGCTTCCTTCGAAACAGTGTGTCGCATGCG is a window from the Vigna unguiculata cultivar IT97K-499-35 chromosome 7, ASM411807v1, whole genome shotgun sequence genome containing:
- the LOC114191776 gene encoding uncharacterized protein LOC114191776, with the translated sequence MASCDDDDDFSLLRDDNHHLHQPYAPHHHFSPSAVAVAPVPPKSVADDADDYGNPFDDDGGSEKRKDREEIGEGATSYGFNKRSKAPQSSAGSAEYRKDREEWSDTAIVCLLEAYTEKFTQLNRGNLRGRDWEEVAFVVSERCENQSKSVEQCKNKVDNLKKRYKLERQRMSSGCISTSHWPWFKQLEQIVGNSLPAKFSDEDKAVVSAGTSPRQSKRYGVATPSTGQANSIRSKALTNLRWRRVVFKISGAALTGSDTCNMDPKVAMLVSREVAIASRLGVEVAIVVGGCNFFSGDAWVNATGLERCTAYQVGMMATVMNSILLQSTLEKMGVQTRVQTSIAMQEFAELYNRQRAIRHLEKGRVIIFGGISFGAGNPLFSTDIAAALRASEINAEAVLKGTNVDGVYDCNSRDNNFTFEHISFRELGSRGITSMDASALSFCKENAIPVVVFNLLEPGNISKALCGEQVGTLIDQTGAVS